The Epinephelus lanceolatus isolate andai-2023 chromosome 8, ASM4190304v1, whole genome shotgun sequence genome includes a window with the following:
- the LOC117269054 gene encoding putative oxidoreductase YteT isoform X2: MGQNSSQGGKMTTPVRVIVIGAGNRGNNYSHYASIHPERVKVVGVADPRKFARTKLQQQHKVVDENIFEDWPSVIEREKFADAVLICTPDRLHKEPAVAFAQKGYHILLEKPMATTAEDCRAIVEACTQSGVILSVGHVLRYDPLIHMIKELIDAGVIGDVMHIQHFEPVGFYHFAHSFVRGNWRNEAESSFSLLAKSCHDIDLIHHWAGAHRCLKVSSFGSVSHFGKKHKPTGAGDRCLDCAIEKDCPYSARKIYLDRGHTGWPVSVICQSSDPDIESVTEALKTGPYGRCVYECDNDVCSNQVVNMEFEGGLTAAFSMVAFTEEICNRKTTIYGSKGELSYDSREIRVFDFLTQRSTTHMPRNDAPKHFGINGHGGADYHLMDAFISAVANNDPSLIRSGPEETLQSHLLVFEAERSRLESKVVYCGNIGQSWKTEKTLT, from the exons ATGGGACAAAACAG TTCACAGGGTGGCAAAATGACGACCCCTGTCCGTGTCATCGTGATAGGAGCTGGCAATCGAGGGAATAACTACTCCCACTATGCATCGATCCACCCTGAACGAGTTAAG GTTGTTGGAGTAGCTGATCCAAGGAAATTTGCTCGCACTAAACTTCAACAGCAACACAAAGTTGTAgatgaaaacatatttgaag ACTGGCCCAGTGTCATCGAAAGAGAGAAGTTTGCAGATGCAGTGTTAATTTGTACTCCAGACCGCCTTCATAAG GAACCTGCAGTGGCCTTTGCACAGAAAGGCTACCATATTCTGCTGGAGAAACCAATGGCT ACAACTGCAGAAGACTGCAGAGCAATTGTGGAGGCTTGCACTCAGAGTGGAGTGATACTATCAGTGGGCCATGTTCTCCGGTATGATCCTCTCATCCACATGATTAAG GAGCTGATAGATGCTGGAGTCATAGGTGATGTGATGCACATTCAGCACTTTGAGCCG GTTGGGTTTTATCACTTTGCTCACTCATTTGTTCGAGGGAACTGGAGGAACGAAGCAGAGAGCTCGTTTTCTCTTTTGGCTAAATCGTGCCACGACATCGACCTAATACATCACTGGGCTGGAGCACACAG GTGTTTGAAAGTGTCATCATTTGGATCTGTAAGTCACTTcggaaaaaaacacaag CCAACAGGTGCTGGAGATCGCTGCCTGGATTGTGCAATAGAAAAAGACTGTCCCTACTCAGCACGCAAAATCTACCTGGATAGA GGTCACACTGGCTGGCCTGTATCAGTCATATGCCAGAGCTCGGACCCAGACATCGAGTCAGTAACTGAGGCCCTGAAGACTGGACCATATGGCCGCTGTGTCTACGAGTGTGACAATGATGTCTGCAGTAACCAG GTTGTTAACATGGAGTTTGAAGGGGGTCTGACAGCAGCCTTTTCCATGGTGGCTTTCACTGAGGAGATTTGCAACCGAAAAACAACCATCTATGGCAGCAAG GGGGAGCTGTCATATGACAGCCGTGAAATCCGTGTGTTTGACTTTCTGACCCAAAGATCTACAACGCACATGCCACGCAATGACGCCCCTAAGCACTTTGGCATTAATGGACATGGTGGAGCAGACTACCATCTCATGGAtgcttttatttctgctgtggcG AACAACGATCCGTCCCTGATCCGCTCAGGTCCTGAGGAGACACTGCAGAGCCATTTGCTGGTGTTTGAAGCTGAGCGGTCGCGGCTGGAGAGCAAGGTGGTGTACTGTGGCAACATTGGCCAGAGCTGGAAGACTGAAAAAACGTTGACTTGA
- the LOC117269054 gene encoding putative oxidoreductase YteT isoform X1, with protein MGQNSSQGGKMTTPVRVIVIGAGNRGNNYSHYASIHPERVKVVGVADPRKFARTKLQQQHKVVDENIFEDWPSVIEREKFADAVLICTPDRLHKEPAVAFAQKGYHILLEKPMATTAEDCRAIVEACTQSGVILSVGHVLRYDPLIHMIKELIDAGVIGDVMHIQHFEPVGFYHFAHSFVRGNWRNEAESSFSLLAKSCHDIDLIHHWAGAHRCLKVSSFGSVSHFGKKHKPTGAGDRCLDCAIEKDCPYSARKIYLDRVKQGHTGWPVSVICQSSDPDIESVTEALKTGPYGRCVYECDNDVCSNQVVNMEFEGGLTAAFSMVAFTEEICNRKTTIYGSKGELSYDSREIRVFDFLTQRSTTHMPRNDAPKHFGINGHGGADYHLMDAFISAVANNDPSLIRSGPEETLQSHLLVFEAERSRLESKVVYCGNIGQSWKTEKTLT; from the exons ATGGGACAAAACAG TTCACAGGGTGGCAAAATGACGACCCCTGTCCGTGTCATCGTGATAGGAGCTGGCAATCGAGGGAATAACTACTCCCACTATGCATCGATCCACCCTGAACGAGTTAAG GTTGTTGGAGTAGCTGATCCAAGGAAATTTGCTCGCACTAAACTTCAACAGCAACACAAAGTTGTAgatgaaaacatatttgaag ACTGGCCCAGTGTCATCGAAAGAGAGAAGTTTGCAGATGCAGTGTTAATTTGTACTCCAGACCGCCTTCATAAG GAACCTGCAGTGGCCTTTGCACAGAAAGGCTACCATATTCTGCTGGAGAAACCAATGGCT ACAACTGCAGAAGACTGCAGAGCAATTGTGGAGGCTTGCACTCAGAGTGGAGTGATACTATCAGTGGGCCATGTTCTCCGGTATGATCCTCTCATCCACATGATTAAG GAGCTGATAGATGCTGGAGTCATAGGTGATGTGATGCACATTCAGCACTTTGAGCCG GTTGGGTTTTATCACTTTGCTCACTCATTTGTTCGAGGGAACTGGAGGAACGAAGCAGAGAGCTCGTTTTCTCTTTTGGCTAAATCGTGCCACGACATCGACCTAATACATCACTGGGCTGGAGCACACAG GTGTTTGAAAGTGTCATCATTTGGATCTGTAAGTCACTTcggaaaaaaacacaag CCAACAGGTGCTGGAGATCGCTGCCTGGATTGTGCAATAGAAAAAGACTGTCCCTACTCAGCACGCAAAATCTACCTGGATAGAGTAAAACAG GGTCACACTGGCTGGCCTGTATCAGTCATATGCCAGAGCTCGGACCCAGACATCGAGTCAGTAACTGAGGCCCTGAAGACTGGACCATATGGCCGCTGTGTCTACGAGTGTGACAATGATGTCTGCAGTAACCAG GTTGTTAACATGGAGTTTGAAGGGGGTCTGACAGCAGCCTTTTCCATGGTGGCTTTCACTGAGGAGATTTGCAACCGAAAAACAACCATCTATGGCAGCAAG GGGGAGCTGTCATATGACAGCCGTGAAATCCGTGTGTTTGACTTTCTGACCCAAAGATCTACAACGCACATGCCACGCAATGACGCCCCTAAGCACTTTGGCATTAATGGACATGGTGGAGCAGACTACCATCTCATGGAtgcttttatttctgctgtggcG AACAACGATCCGTCCCTGATCCGCTCAGGTCCTGAGGAGACACTGCAGAGCCATTTGCTGGTGTTTGAAGCTGAGCGGTCGCGGCTGGAGAGCAAGGTGGTGTACTGTGGCAACATTGGCCAGAGCTGGAAGACTGAAAAAACGTTGACTTGA
- the LOC144458274 gene encoding putative oxidoreductase YteT isoform X1: protein MGQNSSQGGKMTTPVRVIVVGAGCRGECLSQFAWIHPERVKIVGVADPRKFARTKLQREHNIVDENIFEDWPSVIEREKFADAVLICTPDRLHKEPAVAFAQKGYHILLEKPMATTAEDCKAIVEACTQSGVILSVGHVLRYDPLIHMIKELIDAGVIGDVMHIQHFEPVGFYHFAHSYVRGNWRNEAESSFSLLAKSCHDIDLIHHWAGAHRCLKVSSFGSVSHFGKKHKPTGAGDRCLDCAIEKDCPYSARKIYLDRVKQGHTGWPVSVICQSSDPDIESVTEALKTGPYGRCVYECDNDVCSNQVVNMEFEGGLTAAFSMVAFTEEICNRKTTIYGSKGELSYDSHEIRVFDFLTQRSTTHTPPSDAPGHFAMRGHGGADYHLMDAFISAVANNDPSLIRSGPEETLQSHLLVFEAERSRLESKVVYCGNIGQS, encoded by the exons ATGGGACAAAACAG TTCACAGGGTGGCAAAATGACGACCCCTGTCCGTGTCATCGTGGTGGGTGCTGGTTGTCGTGGGGAATGCTTATCCCAGTTTGCATGGATCCACCCTGAACGAGTTAAG ATTGTTGGAGTAGCTGATCCAAGGAAATTTGCTCGCACTAAACTTCAACGAGAGCACAACATTGTAgatgaaaacatatttgaag ACTGGCCCAGTGTCATCGAAAGAGAGAAGTTTGCAGATGCAGTGTTAATTTGTACTCCAGACCGCCTTCATAAG GAACCTGCAGTGGCCTTTGCACAGAAAGGCTACCATATTCTGCTGGAGAAACCAATGGCT ACAACTGCTGAAGACTGCAAGGCGATTGTGGAGGCTTGCACTCAGAGTGGAGTGATACTATCAGTGGGCCATGTTCTCCGGTATGATCCTCTCATCCACATGATTAAG GAGCTGATAGATGCTGGAGTCATAGGTGATGTGATGCACATTCAGCACTTTGAGCCG GTTGGGTTTTATCACTTTGCTCACTCATATGTTCGAGGGAACTGGAGGAATGAAGCAGAGAGCTCGTTTTCTCTTTTGGCTAAATCGTGCCACGACATCGACCTAATACATCACTGGGCTGGAGCACACAG GTGTTTGAAAGTGTCATCATTTGGATCTGTAAGCCactttggaaaaaaacacaag CCAACAGGTGCTGGAGATCGCTGCCTGGATTGTGCAATAGAAAAAGACTGTCCCTACTCAGCACGCAAAATCTACCTGGATAGAGTAAAAC AGGGTCACACTGGCTGGCCTGTATCAGTCATATGCCAGAGCTCGGACCCAGACATCGAGTCAGTAACTGAGGCCCTGAAGACTGGACCATATGGCCGCTGTGTCTACGAGTGTGACAATGATGTCTGCAGTAACCAG GTTGTTAACATGGAGTTTGAAGGGGGTCTGACAGCAGCCTTTTCCATGGTGGCTTTCACTGAGGAGATTTGCAACCGAAAAACAACCATCTATGGCAGCAAG GGGGAGCTGTCATATGACAGCCATGAAATCCGTGTGTTTGACTTTCTGACCCAAAGATCCACAACGCACACGCCACCCAGTGACGCCCCTGGGCACTTTGCCATGAGGGGACATGGTGGAGCAGACTACCATCTTATGGAtgcttttatttctgctgtggcG AACAACGATCCGTCCCTGATCCGCTCAGGTCCTGAGGAGACACTGCAGAGCCATTTGCTGGTGTTTGAAGCTGAGCGGTCACGGCTGGAGAGCAAGGTGGTGTACTGTGGCAACATTGGCCAGAGCTAG
- the LOC144458274 gene encoding putative oxidoreductase YteT isoform X2 yields the protein MGQNSSQGGKMTTPVRVIVVGAGCRGECLSQFAWIHPERVKIVGVADPRKFARTKLQREHNIVDENIFEDWPSVIEREKFADAVLICTPDRLHKEPAVAFAQKGYHILLEKPMATTAEDCKAIVEACTQSGVILSVGHVLRYDPLIHMIKELIDAGVIGDVMHIQHFEPVGFYHFAHSYVRGNWRNEAESSFSLLAKSCHDIDLIHHWAGAHRCLKVSSFGSVSHFGKKHKPTGAGDRCLDCAIEKDCPYSARKIYLDRGHTGWPVSVICQSSDPDIESVTEALKTGPYGRCVYECDNDVCSNQVVNMEFEGGLTAAFSMVAFTEEICNRKTTIYGSKGELSYDSHEIRVFDFLTQRSTTHTPPSDAPGHFAMRGHGGADYHLMDAFISAVANNDPSLIRSGPEETLQSHLLVFEAERSRLESKVVYCGNIGQS from the exons ATGGGACAAAACAG TTCACAGGGTGGCAAAATGACGACCCCTGTCCGTGTCATCGTGGTGGGTGCTGGTTGTCGTGGGGAATGCTTATCCCAGTTTGCATGGATCCACCCTGAACGAGTTAAG ATTGTTGGAGTAGCTGATCCAAGGAAATTTGCTCGCACTAAACTTCAACGAGAGCACAACATTGTAgatgaaaacatatttgaag ACTGGCCCAGTGTCATCGAAAGAGAGAAGTTTGCAGATGCAGTGTTAATTTGTACTCCAGACCGCCTTCATAAG GAACCTGCAGTGGCCTTTGCACAGAAAGGCTACCATATTCTGCTGGAGAAACCAATGGCT ACAACTGCTGAAGACTGCAAGGCGATTGTGGAGGCTTGCACTCAGAGTGGAGTGATACTATCAGTGGGCCATGTTCTCCGGTATGATCCTCTCATCCACATGATTAAG GAGCTGATAGATGCTGGAGTCATAGGTGATGTGATGCACATTCAGCACTTTGAGCCG GTTGGGTTTTATCACTTTGCTCACTCATATGTTCGAGGGAACTGGAGGAATGAAGCAGAGAGCTCGTTTTCTCTTTTGGCTAAATCGTGCCACGACATCGACCTAATACATCACTGGGCTGGAGCACACAG GTGTTTGAAAGTGTCATCATTTGGATCTGTAAGCCactttggaaaaaaacacaag CCAACAGGTGCTGGAGATCGCTGCCTGGATTGTGCAATAGAAAAAGACTGTCCCTACTCAGCACGCAAAATCTACCTGGATAGA GGTCACACTGGCTGGCCTGTATCAGTCATATGCCAGAGCTCGGACCCAGACATCGAGTCAGTAACTGAGGCCCTGAAGACTGGACCATATGGCCGCTGTGTCTACGAGTGTGACAATGATGTCTGCAGTAACCAG GTTGTTAACATGGAGTTTGAAGGGGGTCTGACAGCAGCCTTTTCCATGGTGGCTTTCACTGAGGAGATTTGCAACCGAAAAACAACCATCTATGGCAGCAAG GGGGAGCTGTCATATGACAGCCATGAAATCCGTGTGTTTGACTTTCTGACCCAAAGATCCACAACGCACACGCCACCCAGTGACGCCCCTGGGCACTTTGCCATGAGGGGACATGGTGGAGCAGACTACCATCTTATGGAtgcttttatttctgctgtggcG AACAACGATCCGTCCCTGATCCGCTCAGGTCCTGAGGAGACACTGCAGAGCCATTTGCTGGTGTTTGAAGCTGAGCGGTCACGGCTGGAGAGCAAGGTGGTGTACTGTGGCAACATTGGCCAGAGCTAG
- the LOC144458274 gene encoding putative oxidoreductase YteT isoform X3 translates to MTTPVRVIVVGAGCRGECLSQFAWIHPERVKIVGVADPRKFARTKLQREHNIVDENIFEDWPSVIEREKFADAVLICTPDRLHKEPAVAFAQKGYHILLEKPMATTAEDCKAIVEACTQSGVILSVGHVLRYDPLIHMIKELIDAGVIGDVMHIQHFEPVGFYHFAHSYVRGNWRNEAESSFSLLAKSCHDIDLIHHWAGAHRCLKVSSFGSVSHFGKKHKPTGAGDRCLDCAIEKDCPYSARKIYLDRVKQGHTGWPVSVICQSSDPDIESVTEALKTGPYGRCVYECDNDVCSNQVVNMEFEGGLTAAFSMVAFTEEICNRKTTIYGSKGELSYDSHEIRVFDFLTQRSTTHTPPSDAPGHFAMRGHGGADYHLMDAFISAVANNDPSLIRSGPEETLQSHLLVFEAERSRLESKVVYCGNIGQS, encoded by the exons ATGACGACCCCTGTCCGTGTCATCGTGGTGGGTGCTGGTTGTCGTGGGGAATGCTTATCCCAGTTTGCATGGATCCACCCTGAACGAGTTAAG ATTGTTGGAGTAGCTGATCCAAGGAAATTTGCTCGCACTAAACTTCAACGAGAGCACAACATTGTAgatgaaaacatatttgaag ACTGGCCCAGTGTCATCGAAAGAGAGAAGTTTGCAGATGCAGTGTTAATTTGTACTCCAGACCGCCTTCATAAG GAACCTGCAGTGGCCTTTGCACAGAAAGGCTACCATATTCTGCTGGAGAAACCAATGGCT ACAACTGCTGAAGACTGCAAGGCGATTGTGGAGGCTTGCACTCAGAGTGGAGTGATACTATCAGTGGGCCATGTTCTCCGGTATGATCCTCTCATCCACATGATTAAG GAGCTGATAGATGCTGGAGTCATAGGTGATGTGATGCACATTCAGCACTTTGAGCCG GTTGGGTTTTATCACTTTGCTCACTCATATGTTCGAGGGAACTGGAGGAATGAAGCAGAGAGCTCGTTTTCTCTTTTGGCTAAATCGTGCCACGACATCGACCTAATACATCACTGGGCTGGAGCACACAG GTGTTTGAAAGTGTCATCATTTGGATCTGTAAGCCactttggaaaaaaacacaag CCAACAGGTGCTGGAGATCGCTGCCTGGATTGTGCAATAGAAAAAGACTGTCCCTACTCAGCACGCAAAATCTACCTGGATAGAGTAAAAC AGGGTCACACTGGCTGGCCTGTATCAGTCATATGCCAGAGCTCGGACCCAGACATCGAGTCAGTAACTGAGGCCCTGAAGACTGGACCATATGGCCGCTGTGTCTACGAGTGTGACAATGATGTCTGCAGTAACCAG GTTGTTAACATGGAGTTTGAAGGGGGTCTGACAGCAGCCTTTTCCATGGTGGCTTTCACTGAGGAGATTTGCAACCGAAAAACAACCATCTATGGCAGCAAG GGGGAGCTGTCATATGACAGCCATGAAATCCGTGTGTTTGACTTTCTGACCCAAAGATCCACAACGCACACGCCACCCAGTGACGCCCCTGGGCACTTTGCCATGAGGGGACATGGTGGAGCAGACTACCATCTTATGGAtgcttttatttctgctgtggcG AACAACGATCCGTCCCTGATCCGCTCAGGTCCTGAGGAGACACTGCAGAGCCATTTGCTGGTGTTTGAAGCTGAGCGGTCACGGCTGGAGAGCAAGGTGGTGTACTGTGGCAACATTGGCCAGAGCTAG